Proteins encoded within one genomic window of Ctenopharyngodon idella isolate HZGC_01 chromosome 6, HZGC01, whole genome shotgun sequence:
- the ihhb gene encoding indian hedgehog B protein has protein sequence MRLSTAAALLTGFILAFSPVYDSCGPGRGYGKRRTTRKLTPLAYKQFSPNVAEKTLGASGRYEGKITRSSERFKELTPNYNPDIIFKDEENTGADRMMTQRCKDKLNSLAISVMNLWPGVRLRVTEGWDEDGHHSEESLHYEGRAVDITTSDRDRNKYAMLARLAVEAGFDWVYYESKGHIHCSVKSDHSAAINTGGCFPGEALVTMEDGTHRPIHDLRAGDLVLASMGSDGTGDLVYSEVLTFLDRSPITQKHFYVISTEDGANVSLTAAHLLFVWVGNCSGGGRPMPGALRAIFASDAQPGQCLLIVDEGELRKRVSRITRVEVREDQGVYAPLTAHGTLVVNGVVTSCYAAVNKQRLAHWAFAPLRLLYSWTGPDRILKNGLHWYSQVLLSVGTLLLDSELFHPWALEENER, from the exons ATGAGACTCTCCACAGCAGCGGCGCTCCTCACCGGCTTCATCTTGGCTTTCTCGCCTGTGTACGACAGCTGTGGACCGGGCAGAGGTTACGGCAAGAGACGGACTACAAGGAAACTCACGCCGCTCGCCTATAAGCAGTTCAGTCCAAACGTTGCAGAAAAAACGCTGGGAGCCAGTGGGAGATATGAGGGGAAGATTACTCGCAGCTCCGAGCGCTTTAAGGAGCTGACGCCCAACTACAACCCTGACATCATCTTCAAGGATGAGGAGAACACAGGTGCGGACCGCATGATGACACAG CGCTGTAAGGATAAGCTGAACTCCCTGGCCATCTCTGTGATGAACCTGTGGCCAGGCGTGCGTCTGCGTGTGACGGAGGGCTGGGATGAAGACGGCCATCACTCTGAAGAGTCTCTGCATTATGAGGGCAGGGCGGTTGACATCACTACCTCGGACCGCGACCGGAACAAGTACGCCATGCTGGCCCGTCTGGCAGTGGAGGCCGGCTTCGACTGGGTCTACTACGAATCCAAAGGCCACATACACTGCAGTGTCAAATCAG ACCACTCAGCAGCAATAAACACAGGAGGCTGTTTCCCTGGAGAGGCTCTGGTGACAATGGAGGACGGCACACATAGACCAATCCATGACCTGCGAGCAGGAGATCTTGTTCTGGCCTCAATGGGAAGTGATGGGACTGGCGACCTCGTCTACAGCGAAGTCCTCACCTTCCTGGACCGTAGCCCCATTACTCAAAAGCACTTTTATGTGATCAGCACTGAGGATGGGGCCAATGTCTCCTtaacagcagctcatttactGTTTGTTTGGGTTGGAAACTGCTCCGGAGGGGGCCGGCCAATGCCGGGAGCCCTCCGGGCAATATTTGCCAGTGATGCCCAGCCAGGGCAGTGTTTGCTGATCGTCGATGAAGGGGAACTCAGGAAGCGTGTTTCACGGATCACTCGAGTGGAGGTGCGGGAAGACCAGGGGGTTTATGCCCCACTCACTGCCCATGGGACTTTGGTGGTGAATGGCGTGGTCACCTCATGCTACGCCGCGGTGAACAAACAACGGCTAGCTCACTGGGCATTTGCGCCTCTACGCCTGTTGTACAGCTGGACTGGACCGGATCGAATCCTTAAGAACGGCTTACACTGGTACTCTCAGGTCCTACTCAGTGTGGGAACACTACTGCTAGACTCAGAACTTTTCCACCCTTGGGCCTTAGAAGAAAATGAAAGATGA